From Deltaproteobacteria bacterium, one genomic window encodes:
- a CDS encoding S8 family serine peptidase — MKRIRDRARLVTVLGLAALILFGYYEVSNAGKIAPNLEFLLSNQQANRSAETTVGADGTGLVRVIVQAGCNDDVLQRSGFRVSSRVGDVLTGSISADLLSGLSALPCVTYVEAPSTLKPNMDMSYPAIKGNLARSGSLGAYSGLTGRDVIVAVIDTGIDLNHPDFKDADGKTRVLWVWDQTVDGTPPSTFTYGNECSQSKIEAGECTEADTVGHGTHVAGVAAGNGQGTGNGFPAERYVSAAPEADLIIVEGSNDGGFETDRLIDAISYVLARAEEAGKPVVVNLSLGSQFGPHDGTSLIARTVDNASGPGKVFIISAGNEGNNLPSLFTRPYVHASGQVPDTVTIELPACRNEGSQNDFLSADIWYDTNMCVGITVTSPNGFQRSASTGESNDMDQRWTEDGYIYIDNSVGGVNPNNLDHEALIQIFDFFDRNSSDQRVPTPGVWTIQLTKLCDASDTTYHLWVFANQFCTENAGITSPNATNNFLIASPGDAVKSICVGAFTVRNTWTNVNGDTVKEDDPINQIAYFSNTGPTRDGRTKPDITAPGSLIISSLSSRARTEFPVEDIVDDGVHAIFRGTSFSAPHVTSATALLLQIDSQLEPFKILDFLKASADSDSFTGRVPNTVWGFGKVNILEALQLDPPQGPEITSLTRVSGTVAELSWDEPMFPATAIIVERKAGETGTWEHVATLPGTDRSYRDETLIDGTVYYYRIAARYNQLQTSYSEEKSTSSSAATGGGGGGGGCFIQTVR, encoded by the coding sequence ATGAAACGGATACGCGACAGAGCGCGTCTTGTGACGGTGCTCGGACTGGCCGCACTGATCCTGTTCGGGTATTACGAAGTATCCAATGCCGGCAAGATCGCTCCGAATTTGGAGTTTTTGCTTTCCAATCAGCAGGCGAATCGGAGCGCGGAAACGACAGTAGGCGCCGACGGGACCGGTCTCGTTCGTGTTATCGTACAGGCTGGATGCAATGACGATGTTTTGCAACGGAGCGGTTTTCGTGTTTCAAGCCGAGTAGGCGACGTTCTCACTGGAAGCATATCCGCCGACCTCCTATCCGGGCTGTCCGCGCTTCCTTGTGTCACATACGTTGAAGCCCCCTCCACCCTAAAGCCGAACATGGACATGAGCTATCCCGCCATTAAGGGGAACCTCGCCCGGTCCGGCAGCCTCGGCGCGTATTCAGGCCTCACCGGTCGCGATGTAATTGTTGCGGTAATCGACACGGGAATCGATTTGAACCATCCCGATTTCAAGGACGCCGACGGTAAGACGCGTGTCCTTTGGGTTTGGGATCAGACCGTTGATGGTACTCCGCCCTCTACGTTCACTTACGGGAATGAATGCTCTCAGTCCAAGATCGAAGCAGGTGAATGCACCGAGGCGGACACTGTGGGACACGGCACTCACGTGGCCGGTGTCGCCGCGGGCAACGGGCAGGGAACCGGAAACGGATTCCCTGCGGAACGTTATGTGAGCGCGGCGCCCGAGGCGGATCTCATTATTGTCGAAGGGAGCAACGACGGCGGTTTCGAAACCGATCGTCTTATTGACGCCATTTCGTATGTCCTGGCCCGAGCGGAAGAGGCGGGCAAGCCCGTTGTGGTGAATCTGAGCCTGGGAAGTCAGTTCGGCCCCCACGACGGCACTTCGCTTATCGCCAGAACCGTGGACAATGCATCCGGCCCGGGAAAGGTTTTCATAATCTCAGCGGGGAACGAAGGCAACAATCTCCCTTCGCTCTTTACCCGTCCGTATGTGCATGCCAGTGGCCAGGTCCCCGACACGGTAACCATTGAACTTCCGGCATGCCGAAACGAAGGATCCCAGAATGACTTCCTGAGCGCCGACATCTGGTACGATACGAACATGTGCGTGGGGATCACCGTCACCAGCCCCAACGGATTCCAGCGCAGCGCAAGCACCGGCGAAAGCAACGACATGGACCAGCGATGGACCGAAGACGGGTATATCTACATCGATAACTCCGTGGGCGGAGTCAATCCCAACAACCTGGACCATGAAGCGCTCATTCAGATCTTCGATTTCTTCGACAGGAACAGCTCCGACCAACGCGTTCCCACGCCGGGCGTGTGGACCATCCAACTTACAAAACTATGCGACGCGAGCGATACTACATATCACCTCTGGGTCTTCGCCAATCAGTTCTGTACGGAAAACGCCGGTATTACCTCTCCGAATGCTACCAACAATTTTCTGATCGCAAGTCCCGGGGATGCGGTAAAGAGCATCTGCGTAGGCGCGTTCACCGTGCGGAATACGTGGACCAATGTGAACGGCGACACTGTTAAAGAGGACGATCCGATCAACCAGATCGCGTATTTCAGCAACACCGGACCCACCCGCGACGGAAGAACCAAGCCGGACATCACCGCTCCCGGCAGTCTGATCATCTCCAGTCTCAGTTCCCGCGCGCGCACGGAATTTCCCGTGGAAGACATCGTGGACGACGGGGTTCACGCCATATTTCGAGGCACCAGTTTTTCCGCTCCCCATGTTACCAGCGCGACCGCGCTCCTTCTCCAGATCGACTCCCAACTCGAGCCCTTCAAGATCCTGGATTTTCTGAAAGCCTCGGCGGATTCAGACTCCTTCACAGGTCGGGTGCCCAATACCGTATGGGGATTCGGCAAGGTCAACATTCTGGAAGCGCTACAGCTGGATCCTCCCCAAGGACCTGAAATCACTTCTCTCACCCGGGTTTCCGGTACGGTCGCGGAACTGTCCTGGGACGAGCCCATGTTTCCGGCCACGGCAATCATTGTGGAGCGAAAAGCGGGCGAGACCGGGACCTGGGAACACGTAGCCACGCTTCCGGGAACCGATCGCAGCTATCGTGATGAAACCTTGATCGATGGTACTGTGTACTATTATCGCATCGCTGCCCGGTACAACCAGTTGCAGACCAGCTACAGCGAAGAAAAGAGCACCTCCTCATCGGCCGCCACCGGTGGCGGCGGCGGTGGTGGAGGTTGTTTTATTCAGACCGTCCGTTGA
- a CDS encoding flavodoxin family protein: MKVVMFNGSPRKNGNTTQALKLTETVLNEQGIETEIIRIGGTGLHGCIACYKCMENKDRRCGGIKDDPLNEYLGKMVEAHGIVIGTPTYFGNVSAEVKALIDRCGLVSRMNGGLLSRKVGVALAVARRAGAVEAITSINNFYLINDVMIPGSMYWNFCIGLKPGDIQNDKEGLDTVKRTAENAAWMIRKLTA, from the coding sequence ATGAAGGTAGTGATGTTCAACGGCAGCCCCCGCAAGAACGGTAACACCACTCAGGCCCTGAAACTGACGGAAACCGTTCTGAACGAGCAGGGTATTGAAACCGAAATCATCCGAATCGGAGGAACCGGACTTCACGGCTGCATTGCCTGTTACAAGTGCATGGAAAACAAAGATCGGCGTTGCGGAGGTATCAAGGACGACCCCCTGAACGAGTATCTCGGAAAAATGGTCGAGGCCCACGGCATTGTGATCGGAACTCCCACCTACTTCGGTAACGTATCGGCCGAGGTCAAAGCGTTGATCGATCGATGCGGCCTCGTTTCCAGAATGAACGGCGGTCTTCTGAGCAGAAAGGTAGGCGTTGCCCTGGCGGTCGCGCGCAGGGCCGGGGCCGTGGAAGCCATTACGTCCATTAACAATTTCTATCTCATCAACGATGTGATGATACCGGGATCGATGTATTGGAACTTTTGCATCGGCCTCAAGCCCGGAGATATCCAAAACGATAAGGAAGGCCTGGACACGGTAAAACGTACGGCGGAAAACGCGGCCTGGATGATCCGCAAGCTGACGGCATAG
- a CDS encoding YceI family protein: MSKGEFRVRDSVIEGDFEIDMRSIKNVDLEGDDLQPVLIEHLKSDDFFFVKLFPKAVVVIESGKLIGDAPMGAANYDIQGSLSLRGVSADIRFPATIGRTSDGAISVEAHFDLDRTRWNVIYGSGRFFEHLGMHLVYDAVSIELRVLSH, translated from the coding sequence TTGTCCAAGGGGGAATTCCGCGTACGAGACAGCGTGATCGAGGGAGACTTCGAGATCGACATGCGTTCCATCAAAAACGTGGACCTGGAGGGCGATGACCTACAGCCGGTGCTCATCGAACATCTCAAGTCCGACGATTTCTTTTTTGTGAAACTGTTTCCAAAAGCCGTGGTTGTCATCGAGTCCGGCAAGCTGATCGGAGACGCGCCCATGGGCGCGGCAAACTACGACATCCAGGGCAGTTTGAGCCTCCGGGGGGTGAGCGCGGACATACGCTTTCCGGCTACTATCGGACGTACGTCGGACGGCGCCATCTCCGTGGAAGCCCATTTTGATCTGGATCGGACGCGCTGGAATGTGATTTACGGCTCCGGTCGCTTTTTCGAGCATCTGGGCATGCATCTGGTCTACGACGCCGTCAGTATCGAACTTCGCGTTCTCTCGCACTAG
- a CDS encoding rhodanese-like domain-containing protein, whose amino-acid sequence MERAAPIRKMSAEQVFVLLERGGDVTPIDTLPSEWYEKRRLPGAKNACVYEVTFPDQIEAIAPDRDHNIVVYGSSFHSYDAAVAAEKLSRLGYRRIYLLEGGVEAWRAAGYPLEGTEPEKIDEPDMTIPLEDRDYSVDVSKSSIEWTGRNATTSIWVRSGCPRGNSAYETA is encoded by the coding sequence ATGGAGCGTGCTGCGCCGATCAGGAAAATGAGTGCGGAGCAGGTGTTCGTACTTCTCGAGAGGGGAGGAGACGTGACACCCATCGATACGCTTCCGAGCGAATGGTACGAAAAGCGACGCTTACCTGGAGCCAAGAACGCTTGTGTATATGAGGTCACCTTTCCGGACCAGATCGAGGCCATTGCGCCCGACAGGGATCACAACATCGTCGTATACGGATCGAGTTTCCATTCTTACGACGCAGCGGTTGCCGCCGAGAAACTCTCGAGGCTGGGCTACCGTAGGATCTATTTACTCGAAGGAGGCGTGGAGGCCTGGCGGGCTGCGGGATACCCGCTGGAAGGGACGGAACCCGAAAAGATCGACGAGCCGGACATGACCATTCCCTTGGAAGACCGCGATTACTCGGTAGACGTATCCAAAAGCTCGATCGAGTGGACCGGCCGCAACGCCACAACAAGCATTTGGGTACGATCCGGTTGTCCAAGGGGGAATTCCGCGTACGAGACAGCGTGA
- a CDS encoding CBS domain-containing protein, with protein sequence MLKAKDIMSQNPVTVSMETEVGQVAKLLFDKHINGVPVVDAKGKLKGILCQSDLIAQQKKLSLPSVFTLLDSFIPLKSMKVFEKEVKKMAAATAGDAMTPNPYTVGLEATIEDVATLMVEKNFHTIPVVESGRLVGIIGKEDVLRTLTRGTDE encoded by the coding sequence ATGCTGAAGGCAAAAGACATCATGTCACAGAACCCGGTTACCGTTTCCATGGAAACCGAGGTCGGCCAGGTGGCGAAGCTACTGTTCGACAAACACATTAACGGTGTGCCCGTGGTGGACGCTAAAGGAAAACTTAAAGGGATACTGTGTCAAAGCGATCTGATTGCTCAACAGAAAAAACTCTCGCTGCCTTCGGTGTTTACACTGTTGGACAGTTTCATTCCGCTGAAGTCCATGAAAGTGTTCGAAAAGGAAGTAAAGAAGATGGCGGCCGCCACCGCCGGCGACGCCATGACTCCGAATCCATACACGGTGGGGCTGGAGGCGACCATCGAGGACGTGGCGACGTTGATGGTGGAGAAGAACTTCCACACCATCCCCGTGGTGGAAAGCGGAAGGTTGGTGGGCATTATCGGCAAGGAAGATGTGTTGAGGACCCTCACGCGAGGAACGGACGAATAG